The following are encoded in a window of Cupriavidus oxalaticus genomic DNA:
- the sodB gene encoding superoxide dismutase [Fe]: MEHKLPPLPYAHDALAPHISKETLEFHHDKHHQTYVTNLNNLIKGTEFENATLEEIVKKSSGGIFNNAAQVWNHTFYWDSLKPNGGGQPTGALADAINAKWGSFDKFKEEFTKVAVGTFGSGWAWLVKKADGSLDLVSTSNAATPLTTDAKPLLTCDVWEHAYYIDYRNARPKYVEAFWNVVNWDFAGSNFAG; this comes from the coding sequence ATGGAACACAAGCTCCCCCCGCTTCCGTACGCGCATGATGCCCTGGCTCCGCACATCTCCAAGGAGACGCTGGAGTTCCATCATGACAAGCATCACCAGACCTACGTCACCAACCTGAACAACCTCATCAAGGGCACCGAGTTCGAGAACGCGACCCTGGAAGAGATCGTCAAGAAGTCGTCGGGCGGCATCTTCAACAACGCTGCCCAGGTGTGGAACCACACCTTCTACTGGGATTCGCTGAAGCCGAACGGCGGCGGCCAGCCGACCGGCGCCCTGGCTGATGCCATCAACGCCAAGTGGGGCTCGTTCGACAAGTTCAAGGAAGAGTTCACCAAGGTTGCCGTCGGCACCTTCGGTTCGGGCTGGGCCTGGCTGGTGAAGAAGGCCGACGGCTCGCTGGACCTGGTGTCCACCTCCAACGCCGCGACGCCGCTGACCACCGACGCCAAGCCGCTGCTGACCTGCGACGTGTGGGAACACGCCTACTACATCGACTATCGCAATGCCCGTCCCAAGTACGTCGAGGCATTCTGGAACGTCGTGAACTGGGACTTCGCCGGCTCGAACTTCGCTGGCTGA
- a CDS encoding DUF4142 domain-containing protein, with protein sequence MLRSIPKTTLAAMALLLATGAYAAPLSDKPGTAMAPNKDALFLRDAAEASALEIAASKLAQTRASGEAVKAFAAQMIRDHQAADEKMLQLARKLGIQLPASPPEVKKQELENLGKLSGSAFDSAYARQIGVDAHQEAVALFRKAADDAKDEGVKAFARQTLPTLNHHLEMARQLASQVTSQKP encoded by the coding sequence ATGCTGCGATCCATCCCCAAGACGACCCTTGCAGCGATGGCGCTGCTGCTTGCCACCGGTGCCTATGCGGCGCCCTTGTCGGACAAGCCAGGCACCGCGATGGCGCCGAACAAGGACGCGCTGTTCCTGCGCGACGCGGCCGAGGCCAGCGCACTGGAGATCGCGGCCAGCAAGCTCGCGCAGACGCGCGCAAGCGGCGAAGCGGTCAAGGCCTTCGCCGCGCAGATGATCCGCGACCACCAGGCCGCGGACGAGAAGATGCTCCAGCTGGCGAGAAAGCTCGGCATTCAGCTGCCAGCGTCGCCGCCGGAAGTAAAGAAGCAGGAGCTGGAAAACCTGGGCAAGCTCAGCGGCAGCGCGTTCGACAGCGCCTACGCGCGGCAGATCGGCGTCGATGCCCACCAGGAGGCGGTGGCGCTGTTCCGCAAGGCCGCCGACGACGCCAAGGACGAGGGCGTCAAGGCCTTCGCGCGGCAGACGCTGCCGACGCTGAACCACCACCTCGAGATGGCGCGGCAGTTGGCTTCGCAGGTGACCTCGCAGAAGCCGTGA
- a CDS encoding SDR family NAD(P)-dependent oxidoreductase, which produces MQRFTDKVVIVTGAGSGIGAATGRRFAEEGASVVLAGRTREKLDTIAGTLPEGRRLVQVTDVSQWEQVQALVSAALQRFRRLDVMVNNAGVAVEGRITEASLDDWRKVTAIDLDGVFHGCRAAMPALLKSRGCIVNVSSVSGLGGDWGLSFYNAAKGGVSNLTRALAMDYGRDGVRVNAVCPSLTRTDLTRDMFEDEALIERFRDRIALGRTAEPEDIAAVIAFLASDDARFVTGVNLPVDGGLMASNGQPKQD; this is translated from the coding sequence ATGCAACGCTTTACCGACAAGGTGGTCATCGTGACCGGCGCAGGATCGGGCATCGGCGCGGCGACCGGGCGCCGCTTTGCCGAAGAAGGCGCCAGCGTGGTGCTTGCCGGGCGCACGCGCGAGAAGCTCGACACCATCGCCGGCACGCTGCCCGAGGGCCGCCGCCTGGTGCAGGTCACCGACGTTTCGCAGTGGGAGCAGGTCCAAGCGCTGGTGTCGGCGGCGCTGCAGCGGTTCCGGCGGCTCGACGTGATGGTGAACAACGCCGGCGTGGCGGTCGAGGGCCGCATCACCGAGGCCAGCCTCGACGACTGGCGCAAGGTGACCGCGATCGACCTCGACGGTGTCTTCCACGGCTGCCGCGCCGCCATGCCCGCGCTGCTCAAGTCGCGCGGCTGCATCGTCAATGTGTCGTCGGTATCGGGACTGGGCGGCGACTGGGGGTTGTCCTTCTATAACGCCGCCAAGGGCGGCGTCAGCAACCTGACGCGCGCGCTGGCCATGGACTATGGCCGCGACGGCGTGCGCGTCAATGCCGTGTGCCCGTCGCTGACGCGCACCGACCTGACCAGGGACATGTTCGAGGACGAAGCGCTGATTGAGCGCTTTCGCGACCGTATCGCGCTGGGCCGTACCGCGGAGCCCGAAGACATCGCCGCGGTGATCGCGTTCCTGGCGAGCGACGATGCGCGCTTTGTCACCGGCGTGAACCTCCCCGTCGATGGCGGACTGATGGCGTCGAACGGGCAACCGAAACAGGACTGA
- a CDS encoding UdgX family uracil-DNA binding protein (This protein belongs to the uracil DNA glycosylase superfamily, members of which act in excision repair of DNA. However, it belongs more specifically to UdgX branch, whose founding member was found to bind uracil in DNA (where it does not belong), without cleaving it, appears to promote DNA repair by a pathway involving RecA, rather than base excision.): protein MPERRKPPVSRAELNECRRCPLWRNATQGVPGAGASHARIMLVGEQPGSQEDLQGSPFVGPAGHLLDDALEQAGLDRDKLFMTNAVKHFKFELRGKRRLHKSPGQLEIEACHLWLERELKQVDPRIIVALGATAARAVLGRKSVTLGTMMDTPVEHEGRLVIATYHPSFALRQRSDDARAAAFDRIVRSLRAAARLARGES from the coding sequence ATGCCCGAGCGCAGGAAGCCACCAGTCAGCCGTGCCGAACTGAATGAATGCCGGCGTTGCCCGCTGTGGCGCAACGCCACGCAGGGCGTGCCCGGCGCCGGCGCGTCGCACGCGCGCATCATGCTGGTGGGCGAGCAGCCCGGCTCGCAGGAAGACCTGCAGGGCTCGCCGTTCGTGGGCCCCGCGGGACACCTGCTGGACGATGCGCTGGAACAGGCCGGGCTGGACCGCGACAAGCTGTTCATGACCAATGCGGTCAAGCACTTCAAGTTCGAGTTGCGTGGCAAGCGGCGGTTGCACAAGTCGCCGGGCCAACTGGAGATCGAAGCCTGCCACCTGTGGCTCGAGCGCGAGCTGAAGCAGGTGGATCCGAGGATCATCGTCGCGCTGGGCGCCACCGCCGCGCGCGCGGTGCTGGGCCGCAAGAGCGTGACGCTGGGCACGATGATGGATACGCCGGTCGAGCACGAGGGCCGGCTCGTCATCGCCACGTATCACCCGTCGTTCGCGCTGCGCCAGCGTTCCGACGACGCGCGCGCGGCCGCGTTCGACCGCATCGTGCGCAGCCTGCGCGCCGCCGCGCGGCTGGCGCGCGGTGAAAGCTAG
- a CDS encoding PIG-L family deacetylase yields MVTDIAGPVTVISPHLGDAVFSCGGLIAAARGARVVTIFAGVPAAGVVAPGRDRAAGFDSAEQAMLARRREDNRALGMLGAQAVWLDFPDSQYGRSHTPREIADSLQPVLLMLADGMVAAPLGLFHSDHVLAHDACRLLMHEAQARASAGAALLVPARAQAAPALPVQWLYYEDAIYRRLPGVLQQRLAECLRAGLHATPVNLPVNQLLAQKSYAVNAYQSQVQMLGEAQLCDLCAPERYWSLSASEPRKADSLPFQ; encoded by the coding sequence ATGGTGACCGACATAGCCGGCCCGGTGACGGTGATTTCACCGCACCTGGGCGACGCGGTGTTCAGCTGCGGCGGCCTGATCGCCGCGGCACGCGGCGCGCGCGTGGTGACGATCTTCGCCGGCGTGCCGGCCGCCGGCGTGGTGGCACCGGGCCGGGACCGCGCCGCGGGCTTCGACAGCGCCGAGCAGGCGATGCTCGCGCGCCGGCGCGAAGACAACCGCGCGCTTGGCATGCTGGGCGCGCAGGCGGTCTGGCTCGATTTCCCGGACAGCCAGTACGGCCGCAGCCATACGCCGCGCGAGATCGCCGACAGCCTGCAGCCGGTGCTGCTGATGCTGGCCGACGGCATGGTGGCGGCGCCGCTCGGCCTGTTCCATTCCGACCACGTGCTGGCGCATGACGCCTGCCGCCTGCTGATGCACGAGGCGCAGGCGCGCGCGTCGGCGGGGGCGGCGCTGCTGGTGCCCGCGCGCGCGCAAGCGGCGCCGGCACTGCCGGTGCAGTGGCTGTACTACGAAGACGCGATCTACCGCCGCCTGCCCGGTGTGCTGCAGCAACGGCTGGCCGAATGCCTGCGTGCGGGCCTGCACGCGACCCCCGTGAACCTGCCGGTCAACCAGCTCCTGGCCCAGAAGAGCTACGCGGTCAATGCCTACCAGAGCCAGGTGCAGATGCTCGGCGAAGCGCAGCTGTGCGACCTGTGCGCGCCGGAGCGCTACTGGTCGCTGTCGGCCAGCGAGCCGCGCAAGGCTGATTCCCTTCCTTTCCAATAA